The Streptomyces avermitilis MA-4680 = NBRC 14893 genome contains a region encoding:
- the ccrA gene encoding crotonyl-CoA carboxylase/reductase yields the protein MTLLTEAVRAGAPPQELERAPLPGEYTAAYIQAEDARMFDGVADKDIRKSLRVGQVPMPELAPDEVLVAVMASAVNYNTVWSAMFEPVSTFRFLRQFATQGGWARRHDLPYHVIGSDGAGVIVRVGSGVRRWGIGDHVVMSCVQPDDQEPATQADGMLGAEQRIWGFETNFGGLAHYAVVRASQLIPKPAHLSWEEAACNPLCAGTAYRMLVGDRGARFKQGDVVLIWGAAGGLGAYAVQLVKNGGGIPVGVVSSPAKAEAARRLGCDVVIDRQDIGLDDRTADDPRAVIEVGKRLGTAIRKRVGEDPHIVFEHVGRATFAVSVFVVRRGGTVVTCGSSTGYQHGYDNRYLWMKLKRIIGSHAANLQEQWECNRLVSLGRIVPTLSAVYPLEEIGEAARSVQTNQHIGKVGVLCLASGPGQGVTDPERRADLGEERLNPLRGLTPTRQAG from the coding sequence ATGACCCTGCTGACCGAAGCGGTACGTGCGGGCGCGCCGCCGCAGGAGCTGGAGCGCGCGCCGCTGCCCGGGGAGTACACCGCCGCGTACATCCAGGCCGAGGACGCCCGGATGTTCGACGGAGTCGCCGACAAGGACATCCGCAAGTCGTTGCGCGTCGGCCAGGTCCCGATGCCCGAACTGGCGCCGGACGAGGTGCTGGTCGCGGTCATGGCCAGCGCGGTCAACTACAACACCGTGTGGTCGGCGATGTTCGAGCCGGTCTCCACGTTCCGCTTCCTGCGGCAGTTCGCGACGCAGGGCGGTTGGGCCCGACGCCACGATCTGCCGTACCACGTGATCGGTTCCGACGGGGCGGGCGTGATCGTGCGCGTGGGCTCCGGCGTACGGCGCTGGGGCATCGGCGACCACGTGGTGATGAGCTGCGTCCAGCCCGACGACCAGGAACCGGCCACGCAGGCCGACGGGATGCTCGGCGCCGAGCAGCGGATCTGGGGCTTCGAGACCAACTTCGGCGGCCTGGCCCACTACGCGGTCGTCAGGGCAAGCCAGTTGATCCCCAAGCCGGCCCACCTCAGCTGGGAGGAGGCGGCCTGCAACCCCCTGTGCGCGGGAACCGCGTACCGGATGCTCGTCGGCGACCGGGGCGCCCGCTTCAAGCAGGGCGACGTCGTACTGATCTGGGGCGCCGCCGGCGGACTCGGCGCGTACGCGGTGCAGCTCGTCAAGAACGGCGGCGGCATCCCGGTCGGCGTGGTCAGCTCGCCCGCCAAGGCGGAGGCGGCCCGCAGACTCGGCTGCGACGTGGTCATCGACCGCCAGGACATCGGCCTCGACGACCGCACGGCCGACGACCCCCGTGCGGTGATCGAGGTGGGCAAGCGGCTCGGGACCGCCATCCGCAAACGGGTGGGGGAGGACCCGCACATCGTCTTCGAGCACGTGGGCCGTGCCACCTTCGCGGTCTCGGTCTTCGTGGTCCGGCGCGGCGGCACGGTGGTGACCTGCGGCTCCAGCACCGGCTACCAGCACGGCTACGACAACCGCTACCTGTGGATGAAACTCAAGCGAATCATCGGCAGCCACGCGGCGAACCTCCAGGAACAATGGGAGTGCAACCGCCTCGTCTCCCTCGGCCGCATCGTGCCGACGCTGTCCGCGGTCTATCCCCTGGAGGAGATCGGCGAGGCCGCCCGGTCGGTCCAGACGAACCAGCACATCGGCAAGGTCGGAGTCCTGTGCCTGGCATCGGGCCCCGGCCAGGGCGTGACGGACCCCGAACGCCGTGCCGACCTGGGCGAGGAACGCCTCAACCCGCTGCGCGGACTCACACCGACGCGACAGGCCGGCTGA